ACTGAATTTGAGAGCTGGTTCTCACACCTCTCACTGTCATCCTTCTTTACCGTTGGCCTGCGGCCCTTGTCTGGACCGCCGATGATGCCCCATGTCTCAAATTGCCTTTGTCGAGCTCTGgccctctctttctcttcattagaTTTTGATGAGTAACAGTATGGACAAGAGACTCCATACTCCCACTCGGGGGCTTCCATGTCGGCATCGCTCACTGGTTTCTTGCACCCATAGCAAAGCTTGAAAGTTCCCTGAGCTAAGCCATGGTCGACAGAGACCCGCTTGTCGAACACAAAGCACTCGCCCTCCCAAAGGCTTTCGGTCTCTGGAACTTCCTCTAGGTATTTCAGAATCCCACCTTCCAAATGATAAACCTGATGAAGATTTAAAGTTAAGAGGCTGCAGAAAGTTAGAAATCAACTAATCCAGAAAAGATTCACAAATTGGTTAAATGCCATGATATGATATTGTTAGTTTGATGATAAATCTGTGGAGATGCcccaaaattgaaattttgatggcTCGCTAGAATGAATGCATTTTAGCAAGTACTTTTGGCTCAACTGAAGATGGATATGCCAAAACCTTTCCATGGATCCAAACAGTAACACACTATGTTCATTAGGATGTCTGGCAGAAACTAGGGCCCAGATGGGGAATTTACCTCTTTGAAACCTTTGCTAAGGAGAAAACTTGAAGCTTTCTCACACCGTATCCCACCTGTGCAGTACATGGCAACCCGTGGTGGCATTTTCTCTCCTTGAACCTCTGCTTGTTTCTTAGGGCTTCCATTTGAATCATTTGCCTCCACCTGAGAATGCTGGCCATCTGGTTCAGCAAGTTGGAACTGATCCTCCACCCAAGATGGGAATTCCCGGAATGCTGTGGTATATGGATCAACTGCCCCTTTAAACCTCCCAATTCTAGTTTCATAGTCATTGCGCACATCAATCACCACCTGAATATGTAAAAAGTCAAAACAATTTATGTGGGGTGGTGGGGGGGAGGGCAATGAACCATGAAATAATAGCAAAGGTTAAGGATCAAACTCTAGGTTTGTACCCACCCAACAGGAGTTAAAATGGATCTAAAGGGAAAAAGGTTCCTAATAGAGCTGGTCTAAGATATTGAACTGAATTTCAGCAAATCAAAGAATATTTACTTACCACATCTGGATCACTAATCAATGCATTCCAATCCCTTGGGCTTACATACTTCCCAACTCTTTTGGTAGGTGACACAGTAGGCATTCCAAGAGAAACAATCTGGTTAAAGTATAAACAAACCAAAGATAAAAACTACATTGTAGAAAGTATGATATGAGGTACTGCACAGGGTTAATAAGGAACAGAGAATCTTTAATCCAAATAGCTACCTCTTTCTTCAACTTGACCCTGACATGATCCCACCGGAAGGGTGCATCTTCCCCTGCTGCAAGAGGAGAACTGTTACTGTGTCCATGATGGATTGCTTCTTCCTCGGGACTCACAGGTGACTCAATCTGCCTTAGCCCTTTTAGGCGGTCATCAGTTTGAATGAATTCAAGAACTCTTTCCACTGATTCCCTGGTCCCACATATGCTGCCGTTGATTCCTTCTGGTGCAAGAATAATACCACCTGAAACACGCTGAACAGGATCAGCTCGGTGAGGTACTGTCAACTTGGACGCCAAAGGCCAGAAGAATGAGTGAAAGACGAATGATGAGTCATTATGGAAACTTGAGTTATTCTGCTCAAATCAAAGCCATGGCACTCTACTACATAACATCAAACTGGTTTTATTGTTGTGTCATTAGTTCAAAAGGATGGCACCCTCTTCTGATCATAGCACCCTATAAGCACACACCATTTTGAACACTCGTCTCTAATCAAGGCCCAAAATGCAAACCTTCGAGAGTTTCAATACATCCACCACGTTTATATcttaaatcaaaaatatttctGCTCTTGAAATTGATCCAAAAAATGGGAAGCAACTAGCTTCTCTTAAATGCATACTACTAACTTATGCCTCATCCCTCTCTATTGAGACCAATTCACACAAACTTGTTACAGCTAGAATAATTCTTTTCTGAGTTGATTTCTATTAGATCCCTAATTCCtattttaattagtttctaATTCTATTTAGTTTCTGTTTAGTATAGGGAATAAAGAATCCTTAGGATTAGTAGTTTTTATCAGGaggagttttatttttaatagggTTCTACTTTCTATTAGGATGAGTTTCTATTTCGTAGGGAATGTAATAGAAAAAAACTGTTCTCACTTCTCTCAATTTTGCATCTTTCTCTCGGGCCTTAAGAAAACTATCAACCCAAAACCAGATTCTGGAAATTCAACATCCCATGGAAGTCACTTAGGAAGAGACTTTGCTAGCAGACAGCAAAAATGAACCCAACTCCacgtttttattttaatcattttctggTTCGATTcatctacattttttttcaatcaataaCAGTATTCACAAAATCTACCATGAAAAAACAATTCGAACAAATCTCAAAATTCCACAAATTACAggaacttattttaaaattaaaaggaaaattgcTTCCACACAGCAAAATAACTCAATCAATGATTCtatctttatcattttctgGTGTGATTCAATCCAGATTCCTGTACACTAATGTGTACATGGAACAATACCCTAATGAACAAAAATTTCAGAACAAATAAATATAGCATTTTTTTGTGAAGTTGAAAACTGAGAGAATTACCAGTTCCTCACAGAGGGCCTTCAAAGGCTTTCGCAAATCCGCGTGGTCGGGAAAATCGGCGAACTTATAGAAGGAGACCACCACGAGGGAGTCCCTTGACTGGACCTCTGAATCTTCTGAAACTACAACGGGAGAAAGGGTCACAGAGAAGCATTTAGAGAGAGTGATGCTCTGGGGAAAAGCCTGGGAACTGGAATTGGAATTGGGGACCATGGGGTTGGAAAAGAGGGAGAGGTGTGGAGTTCTGGAAGCTTCGGTGGCGGCTTTCATGGTGCGGTGGAGGCTggggttagggttagggctgAGGTGTGAGGAACAAGAGAAGAGCATCCTCACCGAAGCCGCTATGCACCTCAGCACAGGCGATGATAGCATTGTTCAACCCTCAAAATTAAATCGTGGAACATCTTATAATTTAGGAGTCCAACTTTTCATCCCCACCGTTCAAAGTTTAAGGTAAGATCCAAAATCATTATATTAGGATACAAAAAGTGGATCCATACAAAATAATAACACCTAATAATCCAAATAATATGATctaataaatcatattttttagtACATACCAAATCGATGTAATAGTCCATCCTACAAATTATATTGTCAAAATATATTATCcattaaaactttattaaaaatttaaaagatttttatgaTATGACATCTAAAATACGAAAATTAATAGTTAAAGTTCTTCATTTTGTttagtgaaaaaatttattgtatttttattataatatatatagaaaaagctAAGTTATTGGAGATGTATCAATTATAAGCAAATGGGACTAAGGTACGGAAATAGAATAAATAGAACCTTGAAATGTTACGGGAAGAAATAAGTTATCAAAGTCTATCATAAGTCATATAACCATGTTATATTATTATACCTTAtagcaatgataaaaatatcgCAAAATTTCATCGATATATCATGTGTCGGTCATCTTCAGCTCAACATATGACATAAAAATATCGATGTATcgatatttcaataatttatcataaatttggTTGATTTTTCGatgatatcatatttttattgaatttttgacaattttctcaatattttggTCTAGTTAATGCAGGCTAGCTCAGTCAAAGTGCAATCaaaccttcaaaaatctcaaaatgttggCTTGTTGTTGATTGTAGACTCTTCATTTTGTCCCCTTGGCACGTGCTTTTCTAAGTCTTTACTACATCTCCATTGGTGGTCACTATTTCTcacattttcactatttttggatctcttttgaaaatatgtctTGGAGGGATTAGGTGAATCCTGATCATGATTTTAGTGGCCCTAGGTTTAGTTTAAAAGTAGTTTAGAAGCCTTCTTcgagtttagtttagtttagaaGTAGTTTATAAGTGTTCTTtgagtttagtttagtttagaaGTAGATTATAAGTGTTCTTtaagtttagtttagtttagtttaaaagtgttatttgagtttaatttaatttggtttgaatttagtttaatttagaaGTAGTTTAGATTAGTTTCTTGAGTTTGGTTCAATTTAGAAAGTGAGATTAGTTTAGTGAGGTTGGTTTACCCTAGTGAGTCTTAGAATAAGTTAGGAAGCTTTGGTTAAGAGCTTAGATGAGTCTAGAAAGTTTTAGTTAGAATAAGattaaggtgatgtttgttttttggctgaatagaacaaaccaaaatatttggttgaatagaacaagccaaaatatttggttttttctatttagttaaaagtaatatgttaatatcaatcaacataactaaactaaacttattgataacaagtttactttaattatattggttaatattaacatgttatttttaccttaacagaaaaaaacaaatattttggctttttttgtTTAGCCAAAAAAACAAGCACCTCCTAGGTGTTAGTTTAATTAGAGAGTATTAGTTAGAATTAGGTTAGTAGGTTGAATGAAGGTTAGAGAGAGTTATGTATAGATTAGTGAAGTAGTATAGATAAAGAGAGCTTGGAGAGTAAGTTAGGAATTCTCTAGAAGGAGGATGAAGTAGTGTAGGATAGGGAAAACTTGGAGAGTAAGTTAGGAATTCTCTAAAAGGGGGGTAAAGTGGTGTTGGTTAGTAGTGgcttggaaaagaaaaaaggggtaagataagaaaaagaagagaaaaattaaGCTATAAAGAAAGAGAATTTTGAGAGAACTTAGAGAGAAACAAGGACTATGAAAAACTTGAGAAAGAGCTATGGAGAACTAGAGAGACCATCATCAAGTTGAAGAACATCAAGACAAAAATCGGATTTGGAAACACCTTAAGGTaagattatttaatttcctagcttgattttattttctatatcttttttttctccaacttcttctcattttcatgatttttgatGTATTAGACTAGGTTTGGTGTAGATGTATAGGCCACATGGAG
This DNA window, taken from Vitis riparia cultivar Riparia Gloire de Montpellier isolate 1030 chromosome 13, EGFV_Vit.rip_1.0, whole genome shotgun sequence, encodes the following:
- the LOC117928495 gene encoding rhodanese-like domain-containing protein 7, producing MLSSPVLRCIAASVRMLFSCSSHLSPNPNPSLHRTMKAATEASRTPHLSLFSNPMVPNSNSSSQAFPQSITLSKCFSVTLSPVVVSEDSEVQSRDSLVVVSFYKFADFPDHADLRKPLKALCEELRVSGGIILAPEGINGSICGTRESVERVLEFIQTDDRLKGLRQIESPVSPEEEAIHHGHSNSSPLAAGEDAPFRWDHVRVKLKKEIVSLGMPTVSPTKRVGKYVSPRDWNALISDPDVVVIDVRNDYETRIGRFKGAVDPYTTAFREFPSWVEDQFQLAEPDGQHSQVEANDSNGSPKKQAEVQGEKMPPRVAMYCTGGIRCEKASSFLLSKGFKEVYHLEGGILKYLEEVPETESLWEGECFVFDKRVSVDHGLAQGTFKLCYGCKKPVSDADMEAPEWEYGVSCPYCYSSKSNEEKERARARQRQFETWGIIGGPDKGRRPTVKKDDSERCENQLSNSV